From Streptomyces sp. NBC_01754, a single genomic window includes:
- the cysC gene encoding adenylyl-sulfate kinase — translation MSVTETGATVWLTGLPSAGKTTLAYELAGRLRAGGHRVEVLDGDEIREFLSAGLGFSREDRHTNVARIGFVAGLLAAHGVKVLVPVIAPYADSRDAVRRRHRAEGTTYLEVHVATPVEVCSVRDVKGLYAKQAAGELRGLTGVDDPYEAPESPDLRIESHQQTVQESAAALHALLTERGLA, via the coding sequence ATGAGCGTGACGGAGACGGGGGCCACCGTGTGGCTCACCGGTCTGCCGAGCGCGGGCAAGACCACCCTCGCCTACGAGCTGGCGGGCCGGCTGCGGGCCGGGGGCCACCGGGTCGAGGTGCTGGACGGCGACGAGATCCGGGAGTTCCTCTCCGCGGGCCTCGGCTTCTCCCGCGAGGACCGGCACACCAACGTGGCCCGGATCGGCTTCGTCGCCGGGCTGCTGGCGGCCCACGGGGTGAAGGTGCTGGTCCCGGTCATCGCACCGTACGCCGACAGCCGCGACGCGGTCCGCAGGCGTCACCGGGCCGAGGGCACCACGTATCTGGAGGTGCACGTCGCGACGCCCGTCGAGGTGTGCTCGGTCCGGGACGTGAAGGGGCTGTACGCCAAGCAGGCGGCGGGCGAACTCCGCGGTCTCACCGGGGTCGACGACCCCTACGAGGCACCCGAGTCGCCGGACCTGCGGATCGAATCGCACCAGCAGACCGTGCAGGAATCCGCAGCGGCGCTGCACGCGCTGCTCACCGAGAGGGGCCTGGCGTGA
- the cysD gene encoding sulfate adenylyltransferase subunit CysD encodes MSTVITVPEGTDHPYALSHLDSLESEAVHIFREVAGEFERPVILFSGGKDSILMLHLALKAFAPAPIPFSLLHVDTGHNFPEVLDHRDRTVEKHGLRLHVASVQDYIDNGTLRERPDGTRNPLQTVPLTEAIQHHRFDAVFGGGRRDEEKARAKERVFSLRDEFSQWDPRRQRPELWQLYNGRHAAGEHVRVFPISNWTELDVWQYIAREGIELPAIYFAHEREVFDRNGMWLTAGGWGGPKDHEDVQRRQVRYRTVGDMSCTGAVDSDATTLDAVITEIAASRLTERGATRADDKMSEAAMEDRKREGYF; translated from the coding sequence GTGAGCACCGTCATCACCGTGCCGGAGGGCACCGACCACCCGTACGCACTCAGCCACCTGGACTCACTCGAGTCGGAGGCGGTGCACATCTTCCGTGAGGTGGCGGGTGAGTTCGAGCGGCCGGTGATCCTCTTCTCCGGCGGCAAGGACTCGATCCTGATGCTGCACCTGGCGCTGAAGGCGTTCGCCCCGGCCCCGATCCCCTTCTCCCTGCTGCACGTCGACACCGGGCACAACTTCCCGGAGGTCCTGGACCACCGCGACCGCACCGTCGAGAAGCACGGGCTGCGCCTGCACGTGGCCTCCGTGCAGGACTACATCGACAACGGGACCCTGCGCGAGCGTCCCGACGGCACCCGCAACCCGCTCCAGACGGTTCCGCTCACCGAGGCCATCCAGCACCACCGCTTCGACGCCGTCTTCGGCGGCGGCCGCCGGGACGAGGAGAAGGCCCGCGCCAAGGAGCGGGTGTTCTCCCTGCGCGACGAGTTCTCCCAGTGGGACCCGCGTCGCCAGCGCCCCGAGCTCTGGCAGCTCTACAACGGCCGCCACGCCGCCGGTGAACACGTCCGCGTCTTCCCGATCTCCAACTGGACCGAGCTGGACGTCTGGCAGTACATCGCACGGGAGGGCATCGAACTCCCCGCGATCTACTTCGCCCACGAGCGCGAGGTCTTCGACCGCAACGGCATGTGGCTCACCGCCGGCGGCTGGGGCGGCCCCAAGGACCACGAGGACGTCCAGCGGCGCCAGGTCCGGTACCGCACCGTAGGCGACATGTCCTGCACCGGCGCCGTCGACTCCGACGCCACCACCCTGGACGCCGTGATCACCGAGATCGCCGCCTCCCGGCTCACCGAACGCGGCGCCACCCGCGCCGACGACAAGATGTCCGAGGCCGCGATGGAGGACCGCAAGCGCGAGGGGTACTTCTGA
- a CDS encoding sulfate adenylyltransferase subunit 1, which produces MTITTPEQLSATTLLRFATAGSVDDGKSTLVGRLLHDSKSVLTDQLEAVEHASRNRGQEAPDLALLTDGLRAEREQGITIDVAYRYFATPRRRFILADTPGHVQYTRNMVTGASTAELAVVLVDARNGVVEQTRRHAAVAALLRVPHVVLAVNKMDLVDYAEPVFAATAKEFTAYAGSLGVPEITAIPISALAGDNVVEPSAHMDWYGGPTVLEHLETVPVSHDLTECPARFPVQYVIRPQTAEHPDYRGYAGQIASGVLRVGESVTVLPSGRTSVVAGIDALGESVDVAWAPQSVTLRLQDDLDISRGDLIAPLADAPGTTQDVEATVCHVADRPLAVGQRVLLKHTTRTVKAIVREIPSRLTLEDLSQHPAPGELVANDIGRVVLRTAEPLALDAYAASRRTGSFLLIDPSDGTTLTAGMAGASFAAVDSRETENTSAEDAEWDF; this is translated from the coding sequence ATGACCATCACCACCCCTGAACAGCTGTCGGCCACCACCCTTCTGCGGTTCGCCACGGCCGGCTCCGTCGACGACGGCAAGTCCACCCTCGTCGGGCGTCTCCTGCACGACTCCAAGTCCGTCCTCACCGACCAGCTCGAAGCCGTCGAGCACGCCTCGCGCAACCGCGGTCAGGAAGCCCCCGACCTCGCGCTGCTGACCGACGGGCTGCGTGCGGAACGCGAGCAGGGCATCACCATCGACGTGGCCTACCGCTACTTCGCCACGCCCCGGCGCCGCTTCATCCTCGCGGACACCCCCGGCCATGTGCAGTACACCCGCAACATGGTCACCGGCGCCTCCACCGCCGAGCTCGCCGTCGTCCTCGTCGACGCCCGCAACGGCGTCGTCGAGCAGACCCGCCGGCACGCCGCCGTCGCCGCGCTCCTGCGGGTCCCGCACGTCGTCCTCGCCGTCAACAAGATGGACCTCGTGGACTACGCGGAGCCGGTCTTCGCCGCGACGGCGAAGGAGTTCACCGCGTACGCCGGCTCGCTGGGCGTCCCGGAGATCACCGCGATCCCGATCTCGGCGCTGGCCGGGGACAACGTGGTGGAGCCGTCCGCCCACATGGACTGGTACGGCGGCCCGACCGTGCTGGAGCACCTGGAGACCGTGCCGGTCAGCCACGACCTGACCGAGTGCCCGGCCCGCTTCCCCGTCCAGTACGTGATCCGCCCGCAGACCGCCGAGCACCCCGACTACCGGGGGTACGCGGGGCAGATCGCCTCCGGTGTGCTCCGGGTGGGAGAGAGCGTCACCGTCCTGCCCTCGGGCCGCACGTCGGTCGTCGCCGGCATCGACGCACTCGGTGAGAGCGTCGACGTCGCCTGGGCCCCCCAGTCCGTCACGCTGCGGCTCCAGGACGACCTCGACATCTCGCGCGGTGACCTCATCGCGCCGCTCGCCGACGCGCCGGGCACCACCCAGGACGTCGAGGCGACGGTCTGCCACGTGGCGGACCGGCCGCTCGCCGTGGGACAGCGGGTGCTGCTCAAGCACACCACCCGCACGGTGAAGGCGATCGTCAGGGAGATCCCCTCGCGGCTCACCCTGGAAGACCTCTCCCAGCACCCGGCCCCCGGGGAACTGGTCGCCAACGACATCGGCCGGGTCGTGCTGCGCACCGCCGAACCGCTCGCGCTCGACGCCTACGCGGCCTCCCGGCGCACCGGCTCCTTC
- a CDS encoding phosphoadenylyl-sulfate reductase, whose amino-acid sequence MTGTAHTGTLTDEELRGLAEHAGRELEDASALRILTWATETFGPRFCVTSSMEDAVVAHLASRVLPGVDVVFLDTGYHFEETIGTRDAVEAVMDVNLITLTPRRTVAEQDAEYGPRLHDRDPDRCCALRKVEPLERGLTGYTAWATGLRRDESPTRANTPVVGWDARRRKVKISPIARWSQEDVDAYVAEHGVLTNPLLTDGYASVGCAPCTRRVREGEDARAGRWSGRGKTECGLHG is encoded by the coding sequence ATGACGGGCACCGCGCACACCGGCACGCTCACCGACGAGGAACTGAGGGGACTGGCCGAGCACGCCGGACGCGAGCTGGAGGACGCCTCCGCGCTCCGCATACTGACGTGGGCGACCGAGACCTTCGGTCCCCGCTTCTGCGTCACCTCCTCCATGGAGGACGCGGTCGTCGCCCACCTGGCCTCCCGGGTGCTGCCCGGTGTGGACGTGGTGTTCCTCGACACCGGCTACCACTTCGAGGAGACCATCGGCACCCGGGACGCGGTCGAGGCCGTGATGGACGTCAACCTGATCACGCTGACGCCGCGCCGGACGGTGGCCGAACAGGACGCCGAGTACGGGCCGAGGCTGCACGACCGCGACCCCGACCGGTGCTGCGCGCTGCGCAAGGTCGAGCCGCTGGAGAGAGGACTGACCGGGTACACCGCCTGGGCGACCGGGCTGCGCCGCGACGAGTCCCCGACCCGGGCGAACACCCCGGTCGTCGGCTGGGACGCCAGGCGCCGCAAGGTCAAGATCTCCCCGATCGCCCGCTGGTCCCAGGAGGACGTGGACGCCTACGTCGCCGAACACGGCGTACTGACCAACCCGCTGCTGACGGACGGATACGCCTCCGTCGGCTGCGCGCCCTGCACCCGGCGGGTGCGGGAGGGCGAGGACGCCAGGGCCGGCCGCTGGTCCGGGCGCGGCAAGACGGAATGCGGGCTGCACGGCTGA